CCTGCCATGCGGAAGGCGATACCGGGCACGGGCGGCGTGAACTGCGCGCCGTAAAGGCCCTGACGGTCACTGAACTCGGTGTGGACTTCCCCGGCGCGGTCCAAGCCGCGCGGCTTGCCCCGACCAGCGAAGTCACAAGATCAGTCGACTTTGCAACAGCCCTCCCCACGGGGAAGCCCGGGTACGGCAGCGTGACCCCGACTACCGTGCCGAGACCGGCACCCCGGACGGCCAACACCCGGGCCAAGTCATTGGCCCGGGTGTTGGCCGTCCGTACACAACTGCCCCGCTGCCTACCGACGATCAGTGCCACCGCGTCCGGGGACTCGCGTACTTTGGTCCTCGATCGGGCGGTGCGGGGCCGTACCGCCTATCGCGCGGAGGTCGCCATCTCGTCGACGAGGCTCTTGGGCCGCATGTCGGTCCAGTTCTCCTCGATGTACGCCAGGCACTCTTCGCGGCGGGCCTCCCCGAAGGCCGCTGCCCAGCCCTCGGGCACCGCGACGAACGAGGGCCACAGCGAGTGCTGGTTCTCGCCGTTGACCAGCACGAGGTAGGTGCCGTCCGCGTCCTCGAAGGGATTGCTCATGGTTGGTTCCTCATCTCTTCTTGGGGCCTTTTCGGGAGCTTCGGTGGGATCGGATCCGTGATGCCGGACCCGAAGTCAAGTACGGGTTGGTCAGGCCCACGAGGTACGCGTCCGACGCACGAACCAGCGGCTCCGTGCCGGTGCCCGCGCTCCCCCCGGAGGCGGTCCACCCCACGGGCCACGCCCGGACACCCCGCTCCCGCATGACCAGCCGGCTGGGCGCCCGTCACGGCAGTCCACCGCCCGCACATGCGGCTGGGCGACCGTCGGCTGCCCGGTGAACACCCGTGTTGATCTCACCGGGCTCGATCCGGCAGACCTGGATCTTCACCTGGTCGGCCCGGCCGAGGAACTCGCCAGGCCGGCCGGACGAGCCTCTCCGCCCACCGGCACCAGCCGGAGGCCATGCAGAAGGCGAGGGTGGCCGCCTGGTCCCGCACGAACCCATCAGCCGCTCAGGGTCGTAGCGCTGTCATCGGCGACCGCCAGCCGCGCGCCGCTGAGTGACCTGCAGTAGATCTCCAGCAACGAGGTGTCGAAGGCCGTCGACGCAGAGTGCGGCATGGTGGCGCCCGGGCCGAACCCGT
The Streptomyces lunaelactis genome window above contains:
- a CDS encoding MbtH family protein, which codes for MSNPFEDADGTYLVLVNGENQHSLWPSFVAVPEGWAAAFGEARREECLAYIEENWTDMRPKSLVDEMATSAR